Genomic DNA from Acidimicrobiia bacterium:
GATTGTAATCCGCACAACCACCGTACCTCGGCGGTCCGACAGAATCGTGAGAGTGAGACCGGTCCCGAGCTCACCATTCAGAGATGTCGCTCACCTGCTACCTATTCCATGGCAGTGCTTGTGCTTCAGCCCCGACCCGCATGGACATCGTTCGTTGCGGCCGACCTTTGGATCCTTCGCGGCAGGTCGAGCCGACAACCTCGTTGTCAACTCAGTCCGTTGCTCTCGAGCTTCTAGTTCTTCCTCCCAGTGGCGCAGCCGCTCGTCCTGCCTGCGAAGACGCCCTTCCGAAACCTTGATCTCGCGTTCACGGGCGTGGACCTGCGCCTCCCGTGCTGCCAACTGTCCTTCCGCTCGACCCGCGAGGAGTGGCACGTCTTCCCCGGTGGACTGGCCGAATACGC
This window encodes:
- a CDS encoding SEC-C metal-binding domain-containing protein, encoding MELDRGTLARIDRKLLAGLGQDERFQMVRVPVTAAKWATWKRYCEAAGISMGRAILALIDRELVSVFGQSTGEDVPLLAGRAEGQLAAREAQVHAREREIKVSEGRLRRQDERLRHWEEELEAREQRTELTTRLSARPAAKDPKVGRNERCPCGSGLKHKHCHGIGSR